The Deltaproteobacteria bacterium genome includes a region encoding these proteins:
- a CDS encoding sulfatase-like hydrolase/transferase encodes MKPISRIISSLKSGILLGAAYFLSDAFGAFLAIGQLFDPKPETFLLMGVAALFTIGPAMLLSLIWSHTLGRYLVLAEFQKSTKSALFIALMVGVSVLGYGLRVSRVQSTAQSVAAVGAESPVPVLWIVIDTLRADTLYGDDLSFPHAPSLKQLANDSHVFTDAEASAGWTLPSVATLLTGIHPTTLYSARGYLPNWAPTAAQRLKRAGYQTHAFMDNYLLERRNGFASGFDTFFQKSALRFAFTFPGFRLIPTRLRETLREEFEIFYYGGKGLTDSAIDKMQAMGPATPFYYVHYMDVHYPYYEHPEVSPDPVGVEPVQLHYAMEAARQTGATPNSAQMKFLMHRYEGELKALDPNIGRLLEHWDKKFGQESLIVVTSDHGEEFLEHGELGHGNSLYKELVHVPLIIRLPLSLRAEVKPRADSTAVGIVDILPTTLDVLGISAVPDTDFLGVQGESLLPWMQGTAPAPARGIYATQNRHQRRIYRWRTQDHAYINRYDHKGKKAPVGRSELYNKAQDYDEQDDLFKTSPQIATDSQKALSKFVEEQEKDRDPKPVTTEANIDAMKALGYIE; translated from the coding sequence ATGAAGCCGATCTCAAGAATTATCAGCAGCCTAAAAAGTGGCATCCTATTAGGTGCAGCATATTTTTTAAGCGACGCCTTCGGGGCATTTCTAGCCATTGGGCAACTCTTCGACCCAAAGCCGGAAACCTTCCTGCTCATGGGGGTTGCGGCTCTTTTTACCATCGGCCCAGCTATGCTGCTTAGCCTCATCTGGAGCCACACCTTAGGCAGATATCTCGTCCTCGCTGAATTTCAGAAATCGACAAAAAGCGCATTATTCATCGCCTTAATGGTAGGAGTAAGTGTGCTCGGTTACGGCCTCAGGGTTTCGCGAGTTCAATCAACCGCTCAAAGCGTTGCGGCCGTAGGAGCTGAATCTCCGGTGCCTGTCTTGTGGATTGTGATCGACACATTGCGAGCCGATACCCTCTATGGAGATGATCTTAGCTTCCCCCATGCTCCATCACTTAAGCAGCTTGCCAACGATAGTCACGTTTTCACGGATGCCGAGGCCTCAGCGGGCTGGACCCTACCCTCCGTGGCGACTCTCCTAACGGGCATTCATCCAACGACACTCTATTCTGCCAGAGGCTACCTGCCTAACTGGGCGCCCACGGCTGCGCAGCGACTCAAACGCGCCGGCTACCAAACCCACGCATTCATGGATAATTACCTACTTGAGCGGCGCAACGGTTTCGCCTCAGGGTTTGATACATTTTTCCAAAAATCAGCACTCCGGTTCGCATTCACGTTTCCTGGATTTCGTCTTATCCCAACTCGCCTTCGGGAAACATTAAGAGAAGAATTTGAAATCTTTTACTATGGCGGCAAAGGGCTTACCGATTCTGCCATCGATAAAATGCAAGCCATGGGCCCGGCCACGCCCTTTTACTACGTTCACTACATGGACGTTCATTACCCCTATTACGAGCATCCTGAAGTTTCTCCGGACCCTGTAGGAGTAGAACCTGTTCAGCTTCACTACGCCATGGAAGCCGCTCGACAAACCGGCGCCACGCCTAATTCTGCTCAAATGAAATTCCTGATGCACCGTTATGAGGGTGAGCTCAAAGCATTGGATCCAAATATAGGAAGGCTACTTGAGCACTGGGACAAGAAATTTGGTCAAGAGAGTCTCATCGTTGTCACCTCGGACCACGGCGAGGAATTTCTTGAGCATGGAGAACTTGGGCATGGAAACAGTCTCTACAAGGAATTGGTTCATGTGCCGCTGATTATTCGCCTGCCTTTAAGTTTACGCGCAGAGGTTAAGCCCAGAGCCGACTCCACTGCTGTGGGCATCGTCGACATCTTACCCACCACGCTTGATGTGCTCGGAATCAGCGCTGTTCCGGATACGGATTTCCTAGGCGTTCAAGGTGAATCCTTACTTCCATGGATGCAAGGCACCGCGCCTGCACCAGCTCGCGGGATCTATGCCACTCAAAACAGACACCAGCGAAGAATATACAGGTGGAGAACCCAGGATCATGCCTACATTAACCGCTACGACCACAAAGGTAAAAAAGCGCCGGTAGGGCGAAGTGAACTCTACAATAAGGCACAGGACTACGATGAGCAGGACGACCTCTTCAAAACGTCACCGCAGATCGCAACAGATAGTCAAAAGGCGTTAAGTAAATTTGTGGAGGAACAAGAAAAAGACCGGGATCCTAAGCCTGTAACGACGGAAGCCAATATTGATGCAATGAAAGCCCTTGGCTACATCGAATAA
- a CDS encoding AAA family ATPase, which produces MNYLQYFRLRAEPFGHAPAQEAYYASAAHTRVVDRLLWAVEGMRGLAVVSGHVGYGKTSIARRLMSLLAPKDYHAVMVVMVHAGVKPEWLLAHIAQQLGVETGGDNRLELIGRIYTILEHLYAQGRKVVLLLDEAQMLTGREMMEELRGLLNLEMPGRKLLSIVLFGLPEVYENIYLDKPLAQRLALRCELTPFDESETRAYLTHRLAVVGANRVIFAPAATRFIHRASGGVPRLINVIADNALLEMFFARHASASSELLSRVCQDLGIQSPPEEPEREEPVLSAADLGFCPDEIAATVASEPIPSVLSESLIQGGKKDIADPLAFLAGTAEPKDELE; this is translated from the coding sequence ATGAATTATCTCCAGTATTTCAGATTACGAGCCGAGCCTTTCGGACATGCACCCGCTCAGGAGGCTTATTACGCCTCCGCAGCTCATACTCGTGTTGTCGACCGGCTACTTTGGGCGGTTGAAGGCATGCGCGGTCTCGCCGTTGTCTCAGGTCACGTAGGCTACGGAAAGACCTCGATAGCTCGGCGGTTGATGAGCCTTTTAGCGCCCAAGGACTACCATGCGGTGATGGTTGTCATGGTTCACGCGGGCGTAAAGCCGGAATGGCTGCTGGCGCATATTGCTCAGCAGCTTGGCGTCGAAACAGGGGGTGACAACCGGCTGGAACTCATTGGTCGTATCTACACAATATTAGAGCATTTGTACGCTCAAGGCCGGAAAGTCGTCCTCTTACTCGACGAAGCACAGATGCTTACGGGGCGCGAAATGATGGAAGAGCTTCGCGGGCTGCTGAATTTAGAAATGCCTGGTCGTAAGCTTCTTTCAATTGTGTTGTTTGGTTTGCCCGAAGTTTACGAGAACATCTATCTCGACAAACCCTTGGCCCAGAGGCTTGCCTTACGATGCGAATTAACACCATTTGACGAGAGCGAGACACGGGCCTATCTCACGCATCGCCTCGCCGTAGTGGGCGCAAACCGTGTTATTTTTGCCCCAGCCGCCACGCGTTTTATTCATCGTGCTTCGGGCGGGGTACCGCGTTTAATTAACGTCATTGCTGACAACGCATTGCTTGAGATGTTTTTTGCACGTCACGCATCCGCAAGTTCCGAACTCTTGAGCCGCGTGTGTCAGGATTTAGGCATCCAGTCGCCGCCGGAAGAACCTGAACGAGAAGAGCCCGTCTTGAGTGCAGCTGATCTCGGTTTTTGTCCCGACGAAATAGCCGCAACGGTTGCGAGCGAGCCCATACCTTCTGTTCTTTCTGAATCGCTCATCCAGGGCGGTAAAAAAGACATCGCAGATCCTCTGGCTTTTCTCGCCGGCACCGCTGAACCCAAGGATGAACTAGAGTGA
- a CDS encoding tetratricopeptide repeat protein: MSVDTELTPEQMASLDSIFQAGLRAMAQGDYKDAVERFSQIIDDGFSNAVLLTTYGNALKGLKLFDKAVAACKSAVELDSGNMQALMNLGSAHLAAGDWQNAKAVYQGALGLFPGESEIHFNLGTAWLEGNELDEARSALQRAVALDRESFQAWVNLGAVRKRLGDFEGSREAYAKAVGLDPDEPRAQWNLSLAELSDGDYARGWDRYEWRQQVEDIPVRDFPMTRWDGRMEPASNLLIHSEQGLGDTLQFVRLLKFAKERVRNVCLLAPRPLCPILKHSGIADYVAGDTSELPPCHMHLPLLSLPRLTGNGFLGAIDQVPYLQARRDLVESWSKALDGDSHFKIGICWQGNPGYKEDRSRSVPLLSFESLCDDSDVELWALQKGSGLEQVQSFGPSERLRVQNAEFDVQHGAFMDTAALASQMNLIVTSDTSVAHLVGGMGLPVWLALPFVSDWRWGQYGDLTPWYPSMRLFRQDSYGDWSGVFRRISDALVKFKASA; the protein is encoded by the coding sequence GTGAGCGTCGATACCGAATTAACCCCAGAGCAGATGGCAAGTCTCGATTCGATATTCCAGGCGGGTCTACGCGCGATGGCCCAGGGCGATTACAAGGATGCGGTAGAACGTTTTTCTCAGATTATTGATGATGGTTTTAGTAACGCAGTTTTACTTACAACCTACGGCAACGCACTAAAAGGATTGAAGCTTTTCGATAAGGCTGTAGCTGCTTGTAAAAGCGCGGTCGAACTCGACTCAGGAAACATGCAAGCGCTCATGAACCTGGGTTCCGCTCATTTAGCAGCAGGTGATTGGCAAAATGCGAAGGCTGTCTATCAGGGTGCGCTTGGTTTGTTTCCAGGCGAAAGTGAGATTCACTTCAATCTGGGGACCGCTTGGCTCGAAGGCAACGAATTAGACGAGGCTAGGTCTGCGCTGCAGCGGGCCGTTGCGCTTGATCGAGAATCGTTCCAGGCTTGGGTGAACCTTGGGGCAGTCAGGAAGCGCCTTGGAGACTTTGAGGGAAGTCGCGAAGCGTATGCAAAGGCGGTTGGACTCGACCCAGATGAGCCCCGTGCGCAATGGAACTTATCCCTGGCTGAGTTGTCTGACGGTGACTATGCGCGAGGGTGGGACCGCTATGAATGGCGACAGCAGGTTGAGGATATCCCGGTTCGGGATTTCCCAATGACTCGGTGGGATGGCCGAATGGAGCCAGCGTCCAACTTATTGATTCACTCAGAGCAAGGCCTCGGGGACACGCTTCAATTTGTCAGGCTGCTAAAATTTGCCAAAGAGCGAGTCCGCAACGTTTGCCTACTCGCACCTCGCCCGCTTTGCCCAATCTTAAAGCACTCGGGCATCGCTGACTATGTTGCGGGTGACACATCTGAATTGCCGCCATGCCACATGCATCTCCCATTGCTTAGTTTGCCACGGCTTACAGGCAATGGGTTTTTGGGTGCGATAGATCAAGTGCCATATTTGCAAGCCCGTCGCGACCTTGTCGAGTCTTGGTCCAAGGCACTTGATGGAGATTCCCATTTTAAGATTGGCATATGTTGGCAGGGTAACCCTGGCTATAAGGAAGATCGCTCGAGATCTGTGCCGCTGCTGTCTTTTGAATCGCTTTGTGATGATTCTGATGTTGAGCTGTGGGCTTTACAGAAGGGCTCGGGCCTGGAGCAGGTTCAAAGTTTTGGGCCGTCCGAGCGCTTAAGGGTTCAAAATGCCGAGTTCGATGTGCAGCATGGCGCATTTATGGATACAGCGGCTCTGGCTTCCCAGATGAACCTCATCGTCACATCAGATACGTCGGTAGCCCACTTGGTGGGCGGCATGGGTCTTCCTGTGTGGCTGGCGTTGCCATTCGTGTCAGACTGGCGCTGGGGGCAATACGGTGACCTCACGCCTTGGTATCCAAGCATGCGCTTGTTTCGGCAAGATTCTTACGGTGATTGGTCCGGTGTTTTTAGGCGGATCAGTGATGCTTTGGTTAAATTCAAAGCATCTGCCTGA